The following coding sequences lie in one Niabella agricola genomic window:
- the folB gene encoding dihydroneopterin aldolase, whose product MAQLVTIHLEQLRFFAGHGLYAEEKKTGNAFEMNLTVSFPKEDGLIVKLEDTLNYAEIYHLVKTEMREPRELLETFLTELADKLKERFPVISLLRMSLYKLTVPIDGFAGKVGVELERRF is encoded by the coding sequence ATGGCACAACTCGTTACGATACACCTGGAGCAGCTTCGTTTTTTTGCAGGGCATGGTTTATATGCTGAAGAAAAAAAAACGGGCAACGCTTTTGAAATGAACCTGACCGTTTCGTTTCCAAAGGAAGATGGATTGATCGTTAAGCTGGAAGATACGCTAAACTATGCCGAAATCTATCACCTGGTAAAAACCGAAATGCGGGAACCTCGCGAGCTGCTGGAAACCTTCCTTACAGAACTGGCCGATAAATTAAAAGAGCGGTTCCCGGTGATTTCGCTGCTACGGATGAGCCTTTATAAGCTAACGGTTCCCATCGACGGGTTTGCAGGAAAAGTAGGCGTGGAACTGGAGCGCCGGTTTTAG